One stretch of Frankiaceae bacterium DNA includes these proteins:
- a CDS encoding DUF1800 family protein, with translation MPDLATRADVARLFGRAAFGATRADLDKWTGVPYADVVASLFPPGPVGTLGRTPHLDEPERLVAEHYLENPDLAQMWWLERLRSTPYPLEERMTLFWHDHWATAYLNPPDTGYMVVQNQTLRLHALGSFRALANAMTVDPAMLFWLNGISNHAGGVNENYARELFELFTLGVLPQVYTETDVREAARALTGWVVNTGLRQATFTDTRHAHDSKTVLGRTIGGYPAADPRNATEYQEVTEAALAHDGGRSASRFVAYKLVQQFGYAPDETDLLADSVVQDVAAALRANDAWDIAAAVRTMLLHPGWRHADQSAGRGLVRSPVELFVHAAKVLGIALSVTGGTNEAHSMSSIPTRAGQELLIPPSVAGWPSGLGWLSQTTALGRYEMFAPLFRYFLNAQKGLLNAAPASGDLAGWAAFMGLSGLSTNTTLRLRSYLDGPGTDKEPEKQASVFVLVGASPDWQVI, from the coding sequence ATGCCCGACCTCGCTACGCGAGCGGATGTCGCCAGGCTGTTCGGCAGGGCGGCGTTCGGCGCGACCAGGGCCGACCTCGACAAGTGGACGGGCGTCCCGTACGCCGACGTCGTCGCGAGCCTGTTCCCGCCGGGGCCGGTCGGGACGCTGGGCCGTACGCCGCACCTCGACGAGCCCGAGCGTCTCGTCGCCGAGCACTACCTGGAGAACCCCGACCTCGCGCAGATGTGGTGGCTGGAGCGGCTGCGGTCGACGCCGTACCCGCTCGAGGAGCGGATGACGTTGTTCTGGCACGACCACTGGGCGACGGCGTACCTGAACCCGCCCGACACCGGCTACATGGTCGTGCAGAACCAGACGCTGCGGCTCCACGCGCTGGGCAGCTTCCGTGCCCTGGCGAACGCGATGACCGTCGACCCGGCGATGCTGTTCTGGCTGAACGGCATCAGCAACCACGCCGGCGGCGTCAACGAGAACTACGCGCGCGAGCTCTTCGAGCTGTTCACGCTGGGGGTGCTGCCGCAGGTCTACACGGAGACCGACGTCCGCGAGGCGGCGCGCGCGCTGACGGGCTGGGTCGTCAACACGGGGCTGCGGCAGGCGACGTTCACCGACACCCGGCACGCGCACGACTCGAAGACGGTGCTGGGCAGGACCATCGGCGGCTACCCCGCGGCGGACCCGCGCAACGCCACGGAGTACCAGGAGGTCACCGAGGCCGCGCTCGCCCACGACGGCGGCCGCAGCGCGTCGCGCTTCGTGGCGTACAAGCTGGTGCAGCAGTTCGGCTACGCGCCCGACGAGACGGACCTGCTCGCCGACTCCGTGGTCCAGGACGTCGCGGCGGCGCTGCGCGCCAACGACGCCTGGGACATCGCCGCGGCGGTCCGCACGATGCTCCTGCACCCCGGGTGGCGGCACGCCGACCAGTCGGCCGGACGCGGCCTGGTCCGCTCGCCCGTCGAGCTGTTCGTGCACGCGGCGAAGGTGCTCGGCATCGCGCTCAGCGTCACCGGCGGGACGAACGAGGCGCACTCGATGAGCAGCATCCCGACGCGCGCGGGACAGGAGCTGCTGATCCCGCCGAGCGTCGCGGGCTGGCCGAGCGGTCTCGGCTGGCTGTCGCAGACCACGGCGCTGGGCCGCTACGAGATGTTCGCGCCGCTGTTCCGCTACTTCCTCAACGCGCAGAAGGGGCTGCTGAACGCCGCGCCGGCGTCGGGCGACCTGGCCGGCTGGGCGGCGTTCATGGGCCTGTCGGGGTTGTCCACCAACACGACGTTACGGCTGCGGTCGTACCTCGACGGTCCAGGCACCGACAAGGAGCCGGAGAAGCAGGCGAGCGTGTTCGTGCTCGTGGGTGCGAGCCCGGACTGGCAGGTGATCTGA
- a CDS encoding TraR/DksA C4-type zinc finger protein translates to MARGGEDVLVRDDVKSALEEQWRERIDEISRLSVQLYTMRDDPEDGGGQVFEPAMVERQLNTARRAAADIEDALRRLDAGTYGVCERCERPVARARLEALPHARLCAPCQAVTAKG, encoded by the coding sequence GTGGCGCGCGGCGGCGAGGACGTCCTGGTGCGCGACGACGTGAAGTCGGCGCTCGAGGAGCAGTGGCGCGAACGGATCGACGAGATCAGCCGGCTCAGCGTGCAGCTCTACACGATGCGGGACGACCCCGAGGACGGGGGCGGCCAGGTGTTCGAGCCGGCGATGGTCGAGCGGCAGCTCAACACGGCGCGTCGTGCCGCGGCCGACATCGAGGATGCGCTGCGCAGGCTCGACGCGGGGACGTACGGCGTCTGTGAGCGCTGCGAGCGGCCGGTCGCCAGGGCACGCCTCGAGGCGTTGCCGCACGCGCGGCTCTGCGCGCCGTGCCAGGCAGTGACGGCGAAGGGCTAG
- a CDS encoding XRE family transcriptional regulator has translation MYVRSSGIPALDEALGGLMVGDNVVWAGGSAPLHDVLHRAFLDPAMPGPATYVTLGDPPARVRSRYGAHVRVVDARTGRPHSDLVALERAILDAATPDGRLVVADLDEIVARVGVDRAVGFFSRVCPQLFDVGAVAYWRAGSRLRPALERVRRVTQCVLDVDGEHLRVVRAEGRRGVQGRMFRLALDGDVLTVEPEAALGRLAQGLRAVRASRRLAQSDLARMAGVSPSAISQAEAGHRGLALDTVLTLAGALGIGVDQLLAQPADAGYVIARRDRTAPRRGMTALVDDPAVGLRAYLVHLGPGEVGEPPVTHKGVELVVVAAGLVQLDMGHDAAVVRAGDAVLATTTAIREWRNLVPAPAQLFWILRDPGSSPAP, from the coding sequence ATGTACGTGCGCAGCAGCGGCATCCCGGCTCTCGACGAGGCCCTCGGCGGGCTGATGGTGGGCGACAACGTCGTGTGGGCCGGTGGCTCCGCGCCCCTGCACGACGTGCTGCACCGGGCGTTCCTCGACCCCGCGATGCCGGGCCCGGCGACGTACGTGACGCTCGGCGACCCGCCCGCGCGCGTACGGTCTCGCTACGGCGCGCACGTCCGCGTCGTCGACGCCCGTACCGGTCGTCCGCACAGCGACCTCGTCGCGCTGGAACGGGCCATTCTCGACGCGGCGACACCGGACGGGCGGCTCGTCGTCGCGGACCTCGACGAGATCGTCGCCCGGGTCGGCGTCGACCGCGCGGTGGGGTTCTTCAGCCGGGTCTGCCCGCAGCTGTTCGACGTCGGGGCGGTGGCGTACTGGCGGGCCGGCAGCCGCCTGCGGCCGGCGCTGGAGCGCGTACGGCGGGTGACGCAGTGCGTGCTCGACGTCGACGGCGAGCACCTCCGGGTCGTCCGCGCCGAGGGACGCCGCGGCGTGCAGGGCCGCATGTTCCGCCTCGCGCTCGACGGCGACGTCCTGACGGTGGAGCCGGAGGCGGCGCTCGGCCGTCTCGCGCAGGGCCTGCGCGCCGTGCGCGCGAGCCGCCGCCTCGCGCAGTCCGACCTCGCGCGGATGGCGGGTGTGTCGCCCAGCGCGATCTCGCAGGCGGAGGCCGGTCACCGCGGTCTCGCACTCGACACGGTGCTCACGCTCGCGGGCGCGCTGGGCATCGGCGTCGACCAGCTCCTCGCGCAGCCGGCCGACGCCGGCTACGTCATCGCGCGCCGCGACCGCACCGCACCGCGGCGCGGGATGACCGCGCTCGTGGACGACCCGGCCGTGGGCCTGCGCGCGTACCTCGTCCACCTCGGCCCCGGTGAGGTGGGGGAGCCGCCCGTCACGCACAAGGGCGTCGAGCTCGTGGTCGTCGCGGCGGGACTCGTCCAGCTCGACATGGGCCACGACGCGGCGGTCGTCCGCGCCGGCGACGCCGTGCTGGCGACGACGACCGCGATCCGCGAGTGGCGCAACCTCGTCCCGGCGCCGGCGCAGCTCTTCTGGATCCTCAGGGACCCGGGATCGTCACCGGCACCGTGA
- a CDS encoding rod shape-determining protein has protein sequence MPVAVDLGSSRVRVWSPRRGRVLDAPAAGIRNGRVVGDVACLAVLRRQLDLLGCRRVDVTVAVPALLSAADAVRRVLAAAGARHVTEVEQSLAAAIGAGVAVASSRPALVIDVGAGLVEVAVVSDGTIRAQRVLEWGVGDLATTLRRRIHVASSVWVTAPEAARAFDGRAVAGIHTGTGEPIAMPVPRGHLDAVLAPAVEQVRRAVDEVVAELPARYAADVTTSRPVVVGGGATASLLRERLSAALGVPVATPRSPGAAVLNGLAAVVPYARVVRTPVAR, from the coding sequence GTGCCGGTCGCCGTGGACCTCGGATCGAGCCGGGTGCGCGTGTGGAGCCCGCGCCGCGGGCGCGTGCTCGACGCACCGGCCGCGGGGATCCGCAACGGCCGGGTCGTCGGCGACGTCGCCTGCCTCGCGGTCCTGCGGCGGCAGCTCGACCTCCTCGGCTGCCGGCGCGTGGACGTCACGGTCGCGGTGCCGGCGCTGCTGTCCGCCGCGGATGCCGTACGGCGGGTGCTCGCGGCCGCGGGCGCGCGGCACGTCACCGAGGTGGAGCAGTCGCTTGCCGCGGCGATCGGCGCCGGTGTCGCCGTCGCGTCGTCGCGGCCGGCGCTCGTCATCGACGTGGGGGCGGGCCTCGTCGAGGTCGCGGTCGTCAGCGACGGCACGATCCGCGCGCAACGCGTGCTCGAGTGGGGGGTCGGCGACCTGGCGACGACGCTGCGGCGGCGGATCCACGTCGCGTCCTCGGTGTGGGTCACGGCGCCCGAGGCGGCGCGCGCGTTCGACGGCCGCGCGGTCGCCGGGATCCACACGGGAACCGGCGAACCGATCGCGATGCCGGTCCCGCGCGGGCACCTCGACGCCGTCCTGGCCCCGGCGGTGGAGCAGGTGCGCCGCGCGGTGGACGAGGTCGTCGCGGAGCTGCCCGCGCGGTACGCCGCCGACGTGACGACGTCGCGCCCCGTCGTGGTCGGAGGTGGTGCCACCGCGTCACTGCTGCGCGAGCGGCTGTCCGCCGCCCTCGGCGTCCCCGTCGCGACCCCGCGCAGCCCTGGTGCCGCGGTGCTCAACGGTCTCGCGGCCGTCGTGCCGTACGCCCGCGTGGTCCGCACGCCCGTCGCCCGCTGA
- a CDS encoding DUF1501 domain-containing protein, with translation MDVTRRTVLKGAGAAAALHVLAPYFTRAAWGDANPQHAARRRLVVIDLGGGNDGLNTVVPRNGARRAVYEKVRPSIALAPGSLLPLDRGGADDGSLGLHPALSTVHGLYGAGRVAIVQGVDYPQHSYSHFVSNDIWQSGNPANAGDSGWIGRHLDRTGVASDELRAVGIGGTLAHALRGETYSGTQVNALAATQFSEGTTPLGNARHAAYGGFAQHTALEPVRQAYGEICASVVALDSATRGLTAAAPGGLADQLMTARTLLEADLGVEVVFVSTGGFDNHANQLALHAGRLTDVDQALESFFHGTKGGAPVLDPSGVPVGPLPGWLEERTLVMTFSEFGRRIGENASGTDHGAAAPMLFVGPPPGANDVSLVPGL, from the coding sequence ATGGACGTCACCAGGAGGACGGTCCTCAAGGGCGCCGGCGCGGCGGCCGCGCTGCACGTCCTCGCGCCGTACTTCACGCGCGCGGCGTGGGGTGACGCGAACCCGCAGCACGCCGCGCGACGGCGGCTCGTCGTCATCGACCTCGGCGGCGGCAACGACGGCCTCAACACGGTCGTCCCCCGCAACGGCGCGCGCCGCGCGGTGTACGAGAAGGTGCGCCCGTCGATCGCGCTCGCGCCGGGCTCGCTGCTGCCGCTCGACCGCGGCGGCGCCGACGACGGCTCGCTCGGCCTGCACCCGGCCCTGTCGACGGTGCACGGCCTGTACGGCGCGGGCCGCGTCGCGATCGTGCAGGGCGTGGACTACCCGCAGCACAGCTACTCGCACTTCGTCTCGAACGACATCTGGCAGTCCGGCAACCCCGCCAACGCCGGCGACTCCGGCTGGATCGGCCGCCACCTCGACCGTACGGGTGTCGCCTCGGACGAGCTGCGCGCCGTCGGCATCGGCGGCACGCTGGCGCACGCGCTGCGCGGGGAGACCTACTCAGGGACGCAGGTCAACGCGCTCGCGGCGACGCAGTTCAGCGAGGGCACGACGCCGCTCGGCAACGCGCGGCACGCGGCGTACGGCGGCTTCGCGCAGCACACCGCGCTGGAGCCGGTCAGGCAGGCGTACGGCGAGATCTGCGCCAGCGTCGTCGCGCTCGACAGCGCGACGCGCGGGCTGACCGCGGCGGCGCCGGGCGGCCTCGCCGACCAGCTGATGACGGCGCGGACGCTGCTGGAGGCGGACCTCGGCGTGGAGGTGGTGTTCGTCTCGACGGGCGGCTTCGACAACCACGCCAACCAGCTCGCCCTGCACGCGGGGCGGCTGACCGACGTGGACCAGGCCCTGGAGTCGTTCTTCCACGGCACCAAGGGCGGCGCGCCGGTGCTCGACCCGAGCGGGGTGCCGGTCGGCCCGCTGCCGGGGTGGCTGGAGGAGCGGACGCTGGTGATGACGTTCAGCGAGTTCGGGCGCCGGATCGGGGAGAACGCCTCGGGCACCGACCACGGCGCGGCCGCGCCGATGCTGTTCGTCGGCCCGCCGCCCGGCGCCAACGACGTGTCGCTCGTGCCGGGCCTGC